One region of Manis pentadactyla isolate mManPen7 chromosome 9, mManPen7.hap1, whole genome shotgun sequence genomic DNA includes:
- the LOC130685006 gene encoding olfactory receptor 5T1-like: protein MSGSTSDLDSPGTQLKNVTKVTTFILMGFTDDFEVQVFLFLLFLAIYLFTLIGNMGMVILVIGDSRLHNPMYYFLSVLSFLDACYSSVITPKMLVNFLSENKSISFLGCAAQMFLFITFGTTECFILAAMAYDRYVAIYNPLLYSVSMSPRVYVPLIIFCYVGGILHGILHTVATFSLSFCASNEIRHVFCDIPPLLALSCSDTHINQLLVFYFAGSIEISTILIVLISYGFILVAILRMHSAEGRRKVFSTCGSHLTGVSIFHETVLFMYVRPNSSYALDQDMVVSVFYTIVIPMLNPIIYSLRNKDVKEAMKRVFGKNWFVDKVHFSQ from the coding sequence atgtcAGGGTCAACATCAGATTTAGACTCACCCGGGACTCAGTTGAAAAATGTGACCAAAGTCACCACATTTATACTGATGGGCTTCACAGATGACTTTGAGGTGCAAGTCttcttatttttactatttctagcAATCTATCTTTTTACTCTGATAGGAAATATGGGAATGGTTATTTTAGTCATTGGGGATTCCCGCCTTCACAACCCGATGTACTATTTTTTAAGTGTGTTATCATTCCTGGATGCCTGCTATTCTTCAGTTATCACTCCAAAAATGTTGGTCAATTTCTTATCAGAGAATAAATCCATTTCATTCCTTGGATGTGCAGCACAAATGTTCCTCTTTATTACTTTTGGAACCACGGAATGCTTTATCTTGGCAGCAATGGCATATGATCGCTATGTGGCAATCTACAACCCTCTCTTGTATTCAGTGAGCATGTCACCCAGAGTCTATGTGCCACTCATCATTTTCTGCTATGTTGGTGGCATTCTGCATGGTATTTTGCACACAGTGGCCACATTTAGCCTCTCCTTCTGTGCATCCAATGAAATCAGACATGTCTTCTGTGACATCCCTCCTCTCCTTGCTCTTTCTTGCTCTGACACTCACATAAACCAGCTTTTAGTCTTCTACTTTGCAGGCTCTATTGAGATATCCACTATCCTGATAGTCCTGATCTCTTATGGTTTCATTCTGGTAGCCATTCTGAGGATGCATTCTGCTGAAGGGAGGCGAAAAGTCTTTTCTACGTGTGGCTCTCACTTAACTGGAGTGTCCATTTTTCATGAAACAGTTCTCTTCATGTATGTGAGACCAAATTCCAGCTACGCTTTGGACCAGGACATGGTAGTGTCCGTTTTTTACACCATTGTGATTCCGATGCTGAATCCCATCATCTATAGTTTGAGGAACAAAGATGTAAAAGAGGCAATGAAAAGAGTGTTTGGGAAAAATTGGTTTGTTGATAAAGTGCACTTTTCACAATAA
- the LOC130684693 gene encoding olfactory receptor 10AG1-like — protein sequence MLNFPFPQMKHQEKPAEENVTELMGFVLLGFADVPLLQSFLFGLFLVMYIIILVSNGIILLVTKLDPTLHTPMYFFLGNFSFLEICYVSVTLPRMLMNLWTQRRTISLVACATQTYFILMLGATECFLLAVMAYDRYMAICNPLHYPLVMNHKVCVQLVVGSWISGIPAQIGQTCQIFSLPFCGSHLINHFFCDIPPVLSLACGDTFLNEMMVYIVAVLFVMVPFLLIVISYTKIISTILKLPSATSRAKAFSTCSSHLMVVALFYGSATIIYLRPKTSHSAGTGKVLSLFYTIVTPMFNPMIYSLRNKDVTMALRKLLQK from the coding sequence ATGTTAAATTTCCCCTTTCCACAGATGAAACACCAAGAAAAACCAGCAGAGGAAAATGTAACTGAACTGATGGGATTTGTTCTTTTGGGCTTTGCGGATGTTCCCCTTCTCCAGTCATTTCTATTTGGCTTGTTTTTAGTCATGTACATCATTATCTTGGTGAGCAATGGCATCATACTCCTAGTAACAAAACTAGACCCCactctccacacccccatgtactttttcctgggaaatttttcctttttggaaatCTGCTATGTATCAGTTACTCTCCCCAGAATGCTCATGAATCTTTGGACCCAGAGAAGAACAATTTCTTTAGTTGCCTGTGCTACCCAAACTTACTTCATTCTTATGCTGGGAGCCACAGAGTGTTTCCTTCTGgccgtgatggcctatgaccgctacatGGCCATTTGTAACCCTTTGCACTATCCTCTAGTCATGAACCACAAAGTGTGTGTCCAGTTGGTGGTTGGCTCCTGGATCAGTGGAATTCCAGCCCAGATAGGGCAGACatgccagattttctctctgcccTTTTGTGGGTCTCATTTAATcaaccacttcttctgtgacatcCCCCCAGTACTCAGCCTGGCCTGTGGGGACACTTTTTTGAATGAAATGATGGTGTACATAGTTGCTGTATTATTTGTTATGGTTCCATTTCTGTTGATCGTTATCTCCTATACCAAAATCATCTCCACAATCCTTAAATTGCCATCAGCCACAAGTCGGgccaaagccttctccacctgctcatCTCATCTCATGGTTGTAGCGTTGTTCTATGGATCAGCCACTATTATCTATTTACGACCCAAGACCAGCCATTCAGCAGGAACTGGTAAAGTGCTTTCTCTCTTCTATACCATCGTGACTCCCATGTTTAACCCCATGATATACAGTCTAAGGAACAAGGATGTCACCATGGCCCTGAGAAAATTGTTACAGAAATAA